Genomic window (Ureibacillus composti):
GTCATGATCATGGGTGGTATTTTACTAGGTGTGGGGATTGGCATCGTCCTCCGAAATGGCGGGGCTTTAGATGGGACAGACGTGTTAGCCATTTTGATCTCAAATCGAACATCATTTTCTGTTGGAGAGGTCATTTTTGCAATAAATATCCTGATTTTTCTTGGGGCACTAGTAATAGTCGGATTGCAAGGTGCTTTAATCTCAACCATTACATATTTTATCGCTACTACAGTTGTCGATATGGTGAAGGATAAATAATAAGTAATAAAAAAACTGTAATCTAGCTCGTTTTTTGAGTTTGATTACAGTTTTATCCTAGTTGTTATGAACTGGGTAAGTTTGAGATTGCAAATGTTAATTATTTAAATGTTCATTTCTATTTTCGGGATGTTTTCTTAATCGGGTTATGTTAGGACCTAGCTCATTTAAAACAATGGCGATGAGAATGATTACAATTCCTAACCATTGAAGCGGCGTAACTGTTTCAGACAAAATAATACTTGCTGAAAGTATGGCAATCGGAAGTTCAATGGATGTTAAAATATTCGCCATTCCCCCAGAAACTAAAGGTGCCCCAACTGCGAAAAATAGTGGTGGAAGGACTGCTCCAAATAATGAAACACCTAGCGCAGATTTTATTAAGTTTGCCTCTAATGGGAATAAAGTCGAGATATCACCCATGAATATGAAAATCACCATAATAGTAGATCCTGTGACCATTAAAGAGCTTCGTGTCCATGCATCCACGTTGACAGCGACCTTTCCGCTGAAAAAAATAAATCCTGCATAAGTAAATGCAGAAAGAATACCAAATATAAACCCTTTAATAGGAAGACCTTTTATGTCCCCATTCAATATATTCGAAGCAAAAAATACACCGACTAAAATTAAAATGATGGACAAGATTGTGACAGGTGACGGTTTAATTTTGCTGAAAATCCATTCTAGAATAATCCCAATCCAAACAAATTGGAACATTAAAATAATAGCCAATGAAGCCGGTAGAAATTGCATGGAAGCATAATAAAAAATACTTGTTAACCCAATAAAACAACCGGTCGCCATAATTTGAACAACATTCTTCTTATTAAGCCCTCTGAAACCGGAGCGTTTAATTAGTGTAAAAGCCCATAATAACAATGAAGAAATAATCATTTGAACGATATTAATTTGGCCAAGTGAGTAGCCGTAGCTAAATCCCATTTTTGCAAAAATCGGTGTAAACCCAAAAAACGAAGCACCTAATAAAATGAATATTACACCTTTATTAAATCTCATGATGCGAAACCTCCTTGATACAAAAAAACTAACCTTTTAATTATATCATAAGCGGTTTAATAGATTTTCCTACAGATCTAAACGTTTTATGTCTAATGTGCAAAAGAGCCATTTTAAAAGACTTGCTATAAAATACCCAAGCTTTTGTAGATGAAGAACGTGTTCAACATGTTGCGCGAGCGTAATTTCTTTCAGTCGTCATTCATGATGCGCCGTTTTATTGGCTTCCGTTATAGAATTCCCGCTCATCAGCCCATGAAGAGGTAGTTCATCGTCTCTCGTTATCGATTTCCCGTTCATCTAGCCTATGAAGAGGTAGTTCATCGTCTCTCGTTATCGATTTCCCGTTCATCTAGCTTATGAAGTGGGCTTTTATCGTTTCTCGTTATTGAAATCCTGTTCATCACTTTTATGAGAACTCTTACTCTTCATTCAAAAAGCAAAATCGGTCTTCATCTACCTTATGAAGACACTTCCTCTTCATTCGATAAGCCAAATCGGTCTTCATCTGCCTTATGAAGACACTTCCTCTTCATTCGAAAAGCCGAATCGGTCTTCATCCGCCTTATGAAGACACTTTTTCTTCATTCGAAAAGCCAAATCGGTCTTCATCCGCCTTATGAAGACACTTCCTCTTCATTCGAAAAGCCAAATCGGTCTTCATCCGCCTTATGAAGACATTTCCTCTTCATCGGCGAAGCCAAATTGGTCTTCATCCGCCTTATGAAGACATTTCCTCTTCATCGGCGAAGCCAAATCGGTCTTCATCTACCTTATGAAGACACTTCCTCTTCATTCGAAAAGCCAAATCGGTCTTCATCCGCTTATGAAGACATTTCCTCTTCATCGGCGAAGCCAAATTGGTCTTCATCCGCCTTATGAAGACACTTTTCTTCATTCGAAAAGCCAAATCGGTCTTCATCCGCCTTATGAAGACATTTCCTCTTCATCGGCGAAGCCAAATTGGTCTTCATCCGCCTTATGAAGACACTTTTTCTTCATTCGAAAAGCCAAATCGGTCTTCATCCGCCTTATGAAGACATTTTCTCTTCATCGGCGAATCCAAATTGGTCTTCATCTACCTTATAAAGACACTATTTCTTCATCGACAAACCAAATCGGTCTTCATCCGCCTTATG
Coding sequences:
- a CDS encoding DMT family transporter, producing the protein MRFNKGVIFILLGASFFGFTPIFAKMGFSYGYSLGQINIVQMIISSLLLWAFTLIKRSGFRGLNKKNVVQIMATGCFIGLTSIFYYASMQFLPASLAIILMFQFVWIGIILEWIFSKIKPSPVTILSIILILVGVFFASNILNGDIKGLPIKGFIFGILSAFTYAGFIFFSGKVAVNVDAWTRSSLMVTGSTIMVIFIFMGDISTLFPLEANLIKSALGVSLFGAVLPPLFFAVGAPLVSGGMANILTSIELPIAILSASIILSETVTPLQWLGIVIILIAIVLNELGPNITRLRKHPENRNEHLNN